One Algibacter sp. L3A6 genomic region harbors:
- a CDS encoding GEVED domain-containing protein translates to MEKIYSYLPSVLKNTMAIALCLFSFNFINAQCIPNNIGSNAQFYISNVSIESINNASNSSAANYEYYSTPTVDLVNGFTYPMVVDFATGSYNTSGLAVWIDFNHDGDFEDAGEQIYSGTMTPTVNTGSHSFSLTIPVSATVGVTRMRLSLRHNGVSSGPCTNDYQAGEFEDYNVNIGSSSAPPTAVCQNLTISLGSNNSASIVPSDIDNGSSDDNAIATYALDLDTFDCSNIGDNAVTLTVTDADGQTATCTSTVTVNSYSGALIAPTLADVTASCSYAVPTPADLSYSCVAVTPVFDSSTSGSTTFTNDGTITWLYDDGAGNTDTVTQNVYINLVAPSNILVSSITQTSATIVWDDALGDQTYSVRYKESGTLLWTTIAVTTNTLNLTGLTDLTNYDVEVATVCSINISNYSATYNFTTLPVNNACEPTSNSNGQYYITNVYLPGENLTEINNTSGDDGGYGEYTATPSVDLIRGQNYTMELSVSNHMATENRSGWAVYIDLNGDGNLESSELVWDSSGEDNSLSNTDNTFDPATITIPVTAGLGKVVMRVGTRRYWFSDNPCGTLDGHYEEFEDYIVNIKSDATAQEIDLYGNGFGIVSGATMTSTDNYTDFGIYDVYSGAVTRTYVIENTGIADLVLQAPYVSVSGSTAFTVAAQPVLTTLTPGESTTFTIDFNPDVIGAYTGVISILSNDVDENPFTFTVSGEGAQTFPDTDGDGVPDNIDIDDDNDGLTDNYESSICNSYSNASTADVVFLNETFGAGTNRIQINGNYAGATTTYCYEDGSGSCPSTYDSTSVNDGDYTVHHTVTNNNGVTEGIDVDVSAWAEDYWYAGVDHTLGDVNGRMAIFNAAADPGVFYSQEISGITIGVPIQFGFYAINLDRTDAPSVSGRPKPEVSITIYDNLGNQIATESSGLINPTSPAGDWVEVSASFTSSVSQFTVVLTNSQSGGSGNDLAIDDIFVKQTFCDLDGDGVADLIDLDNDNDGIPNVVELGYVDDNFDATVYNDVTNPWIDANGNGMHDVYEGLTALDSDGDGIPNHMDLDSDNDGIFDSVEYNGLGDIDINGDGVGDGTDYQDTIVNNTTDDPDGDGILPSVDDNDTDVDGTSDIDHGTFNYDVPLDTDGDGVADYLDVDSNDATNNTTNGSDIDTTQIYAHLDTDNDGVIDGSTDTDGDGILDAFDTDNTVFGSPRDLSDSHTLFFDGRNDYVEDANVINGWANATLMAWIKIEPGATGDRVVVGQNSFNIMVTNGGRLKVETNSISLEGDSALPENIWVHVGATYNSATSSFVIYVNGHPLKSTSVSGSLASDATNFTIGRTPNTDTRYFEGEIDEVRLFNEALSETSFQRMVYQELSDTNFNQGAIVPLNIDAANTFNTSLVRYFKMDTFKGDIVDDATTLTIDVGTGARLYNIKNIYFQTAPLPYETKAAGTWNLTNTWLHGDVWDIDAEATNQDWSIVHVKHSLTTATRHATAGLIVDAGVELSIQSDVELNNSWYLNLAGIIDLEGESQLIQTEESVLEATGSIERDQQGTENLYTYNYWSSPVHTSNPNSDIDGDETYTVASILRDGEDANNPGSISFVGGYDGNNTTSPIQIADYWIWKYSNNQSDNYSLWEHVGSTNPIKVGEGYTMKGPGTGSVSTDKNYVFQGTPNNGDILLPITAGNDYLIGNPYPSAIDADIFINDNLDSAGGALNGTLYFWEHFGGGSHIYREYQGGYGTYNLSGGAPAIAGSHTASDPVVSGLGTGTKTPTKNIPVGQGFFVTATSSTDIKFNNNQRTFATETNSSTSIFLRGTAQKTTIATTDSSLEDLRTKLRLNYNSPNGYIRQLLTTIDENATIQNDRGYDAPLIEDNEEDMFWTIGDNSFVIQGIDEATETTALPLSVKTQTAGEVVISLAELKYPTDGFELYLKDNLTQTYHDLLENSSYTTSVEEGITANRFEIVFAKPTNTLGISDNEITQGAVSMYYNPSDAAIHITNPDNFSIENITGTNILGQNVLSELLNSSDKNITLPANLTLGVYIFTIETDHSTITKKMIIK, encoded by the coding sequence ATGGAAAAAATATACTCTTACCTACCAAGTGTATTAAAAAACACTATGGCAATTGCCCTATGTTTATTCTCTTTTAATTTTATTAATGCGCAGTGTATTCCTAATAATATTGGTAGTAACGCTCAATTTTACATTTCAAATGTTTCGATTGAAAGTATTAATAATGCTTCTAATTCTTCCGCAGCCAATTATGAGTATTACAGCACTCCAACGGTAGATTTAGTCAATGGATTTACATATCCTATGGTTGTAGATTTTGCAACGGGATCGTATAACACTTCGGGTTTAGCAGTTTGGATAGATTTTAATCATGATGGTGATTTTGAGGATGCGGGTGAACAGATTTATTCTGGAACAATGACTCCAACAGTAAATACAGGATCTCATTCTTTTTCTTTAACTATACCAGTATCTGCAACAGTTGGGGTTACAAGAATGAGACTGTCGTTGAGACATAATGGTGTGTCTTCGGGACCATGTACAAATGATTATCAAGCTGGAGAATTTGAAGATTATAATGTCAATATTGGGTCATCCTCAGCCCCACCAACAGCAGTTTGCCAGAACTTAACGATATCTTTAGGTAGTAATAATAGTGCTAGCATTGTACCTTCAGATATTGATAATGGATCAAGTGATGATAATGCTATAGCGACATATGCTTTAGATTTAGATACGTTTGATTGTTCTAATATAGGTGATAATGCGGTTACATTAACGGTGACAGATGCAGACGGACAAACAGCTACTTGTACTTCCACTGTTACAGTAAATAGTTATTCAGGGGCGTTGATAGCGCCAACATTGGCAGATGTTACTGCGTCTTGTAGTTATGCAGTACCTACACCAGCAGACTTGTCATATAGTTGTGTAGCGGTTACACCAGTTTTTGATAGTTCAACTTCGGGATCAACAACCTTTACAAATGATGGTACAATAACCTGGTTGTATGATGATGGAGCGGGAAATACAGATACAGTAACCCAAAATGTATATATCAATTTAGTTGCGCCTTCAAATATTCTGGTTTCTTCAATAACTCAAACATCGGCAACAATAGTTTGGGATGATGCTTTAGGTGATCAAACTTATAGTGTTAGATATAAAGAGTCAGGTACTTTGTTATGGACAACAATTGCGGTAACAACTAATACTTTAAATCTAACGGGTTTAACAGATTTAACAAATTATGATGTAGAAGTTGCAACGGTATGTAGTATTAATATATCTAATTATTCTGCAACCTATAACTTTACAACTTTACCTGTAAATAATGCATGTGAACCAACTAGCAACTCTAATGGGCAATATTATATTACAAATGTGTATTTGCCAGGAGAAAACCTAACCGAAATCAATAATACCTCTGGGGATGATGGTGGTTATGGAGAATATACAGCAACACCAAGTGTAGATTTGATACGAGGTCAAAACTACACGATGGAATTATCTGTATCAAATCACATGGCTACAGAAAACAGATCTGGTTGGGCTGTATATATTGACTTAAACGGCGATGGAAACTTGGAGAGTAGCGAATTGGTTTGGGATAGTTCAGGAGAAGATAATTCACTATCAAACACAGATAATACATTTGATCCAGCGACAATAACAATTCCCGTTACTGCAGGTTTAGGTAAAGTAGTTATGCGTGTTGGCACAAGAAGGTACTGGTTCTCAGACAATCCTTGTGGCACCTTAGATGGTCATTATGAGGAGTTTGAAGATTATATAGTAAATATCAAAAGTGACGCTACAGCGCAAGAGATTGATTTGTATGGTAATGGTTTTGGTATAGTTTCTGGGGCAACAATGACAAGTACAGATAATTATACAGATTTTGGTATTTATGATGTTTATTCTGGCGCAGTAACAAGAACATATGTTATAGAAAATACAGGTATCGCAGATTTAGTGTTACAAGCACCTTATGTTAGTGTATCTGGTTCTACTGCTTTTACAGTAGCTGCACAACCAGTATTAACAACATTAACACCAGGGGAATCAACAACATTTACAATTGATTTTAATCCAGATGTAATAGGGGCGTATACAGGAGTTATTTCTATTCTTTCTAACGATGTAGATGAAAATCCATTTACTTTTACAGTCTCTGGTGAAGGTGCACAAACCTTTCCAGATACTGATGGAGATGGTGTGCCAGACAATATAGATATAGACGATGATAACGATGGCTTAACAGATAATTATGAAAGTTCTATTTGTAACAGTTATTCTAATGCTTCGACAGCAGATGTTGTCTTTTTAAATGAAACTTTTGGGGCAGGTACAAATCGCATTCAAATTAATGGTAATTATGCAGGAGCGACAACTACCTATTGTTACGAAGATGGTAGTGGCTCATGTCCATCGACCTATGATTCAACAAGTGTAAACGATGGTGATTATACTGTACATCACACCGTAACTAATAATAATGGAGTTACTGAAGGTATAGATGTCGATGTTTCGGCTTGGGCTGAAGATTATTGGTATGCGGGAGTCGATCATACTTTAGGGGATGTCAATGGTAGAATGGCTATTTTTAATGCAGCTGCAGATCCAGGTGTTTTTTATAGTCAAGAAATTTCAGGCATTACTATAGGTGTGCCAATTCAATTTGGTTTTTACGCTATTAATTTAGATCGTACAGATGCTCCTAGTGTTAGTGGAAGGCCTAAGCCAGAGGTGTCAATAACTATTTATGATAACTTAGGAAATCAAATAGCAACAGAATCCTCGGGATTAATTAACCCAACAAGCCCAGCTGGAGATTGGGTAGAGGTCTCGGCAAGCTTTACTAGCTCTGTTTCTCAATTTACTGTCGTTTTAACAAACTCTCAATCAGGTGGGTCAGGTAATGATTTAGCGATTGATGATATTTTTGTTAAACAAACATTTTGTGATTTAGATGGAGATGGTGTTGCAGACCTTATAGATTTAGATAACGATAACGACGGTATACCTAATGTCGTTGAGTTAGGATATGTTGATGATAATTTTGATGCTACAGTATATAATGATGTTACAAATCCATGGATAGATGCTAACGGAAATGGGATGCATGATGTTTATGAAGGTTTGACTGCGCTAGATAGTGATGGGGACGGAATACCAAATCATATGGATTTAGATAGTGATAATGACGGTATTTTTGATAGTGTGGAATATAATGGTTTAGGAGATATTGATATTAATGGAGATGGTGTTGGAGATGGTACAGATTATCAAGACACAATAGTTAATAATACTACGGATGATCCAGATGGAGATGGTATTTTGCCATCTGTGGATGATAATGATACAGATGTTGATGGTACTTCAGACATAGATCATGGAACATTTAATTATGATGTTCCTTTGGATACGGATGGAGATGGTGTTGCTGACTATTTAGATGTAGATAGTAATGATGCTACAAATAATACAACCAACGGAAGTGATATAGACACAACACAAATTTACGCCCATTTAGATACCGATAACGACGGTGTTATTGATGGCTCTACCGATACAGATGGTGATGGAATTCTTGATGCTTTTGATACTGATAATACTGTTTTCGGTTCACCAAGAGACTTAAGCGATAGCCACACTCTTTTCTTCGATGGACGTAATGATTATGTAGAAGATGCTAACGTAATAAATGGTTGGGCAAATGCTACCCTTATGGCATGGATTAAAATTGAACCAGGAGCAACCGGTGATCGTGTTGTTGTTGGCCAAAATAGTTTTAATATTATGGTAACTAATGGTGGTCGTTTAAAAGTTGAAACCAACAGTATTAGCTTAGAAGGAGATTCTGCTTTACCTGAAAATATTTGGGTACATGTTGGAGCAACCTATAATAGCGCTACAAGCAGTTTTGTTATTTATGTAAATGGTCATCCTCTTAAAAGTACAAGTGTATCTGGATCTTTAGCTTCGGATGCCACTAACTTTACCATAGGAAGAACACCAAATACAGACACCCGCTATTTTGAAGGAGAAATAGATGAAGTACGTTTATTCAATGAAGCTTTAAGTGAAACTTCATTCCAAAGAATGGTTTATCAAGAATTGAGCGATACTAATTTTAATCAAGGCGCCATAGTTCCCTTAAATATTGATGCCGCAAACACATTTAACACATCTCTAGTTAGGTATTTTAAAATGGATACTTTTAAAGGAGATATTGTAGATGACGCCACAACATTAACTATCGATGTTGGCACAGGAGCAAGGCTATATAACATCAAAAACATTTACTTTCAAACCGCACCATTACCTTATGAGACTAAAGCTGCAGGGACTTGGAACTTAACAAACACATGGCTACACGGTGATGTTTGGGATATTGACGCTGAAGCAACCAATCAAGATTGGTCTATAGTACATGTTAAACACAGTCTAACAACCGCAACTAGACATGCAACAGCTGGTTTAATAGTTGATGCTGGTGTTGAATTATCAATACAAAGTGATGTTGAACTTAACAACTCTTGGTACTTAAACCTAGCTGGAATTATCGATTTAGAAGGTGAATCTCAATTAATTCAAACAGAAGAAAGTGTTTTAGAAGCTACAGGTTCTATAGAAAGAGATCAACAAGGTACCGAAAACTTATATACTTATAATTATTGGTCTTCTCCAGTACATACCTCAAACCCAAATTCTGATATTGATGGAGATGAAACTTACACTGTTGCAAGTATTTTAAGAGATGGTGAAGATGCTAACAATCCCGGATCTATTAGTTTTGTAGGTGGTTATGATGGTAATAACACAACCTCTCCAATACAAATAGCAGACTACTGGATTTGGAAATACTCAAATAACCAAAGTGACAACTATAGCTTATGGGAACATGTAGGCAGCACTAATCCTATAAAAGTTGGTGAAGGTTACACCATGAAAGGCCCAGGAACCGGATCTGTTAGTACAGATAAAAACTACGTATTTCAAGGCACTCCAAATAATGGAGACATACTTCTACCTATTACAGCAGGTAACGATTACCTAATAGGAAATCCATACCCTTCGGCTATTGATGCTGATATATTCATAAATGACAACTTAGATTCAGCTGGTGGAGCTTTAAATGGCACTCTTTATTTTTGGGAACATTTTGGAGGTGGTTCGCATATATATAGAGAATATCAAGGTGGCTATGGAACTTATAATCTTTCAGGAGGAGCACCGGCAATTGCGGGGTCTCACACAGCTTCCGATCCCGTTGTTAGCGGTTTAGGAACAGGAACTAAAACACCAACAAAAAACATTCCTGTTGGGCAAGGGTTCTTTGTAACAGCAACATCAAGTACAGATATTAAATTTAACAACAACCAACGTACATTTGCTACAGAAACAAACAGTAGCACCTCTATATTTCTGAGAGGAACAGCTCAAAAAACTACAATAGCTACAACAGACTCGAGCTTAGAAGATTTACGTACCAAATTACGTTTAAACTACAACTCCCCTAACGGCTATATACGTCAATTATTAACAACAATAGACGAAAACGCAACTATACAAAACGACAGAGGTTATGATGCGCCTTTAATTGAAGACAATGAAGAAGATATGTTCTGGACTATTGGCGACAACAGTTTTGTAATTCAAGGTATAGATGAAGCTACTGAAACAACCGCATTACCACTTTCTGTAAAAACACAAACAGCTGGTGAAGTTGTAATTAGTTTAGCAGAATTAAAATACCCTACGGACGGTTTTGAATTATACTTAAAAGATAATTTAACGCAAACGTATCACGATTTATTAGAAAACTCAAGCTACACCACTTCAGTTGAAGAAGGTATTACTGCTAATAGATTTGAAATTGTTTTCGCTAAACCTACAAATACTTTAGGTATTTCAGATAATGAGATTACTCAAGGCGCTGTTAGTATGTATTACAATCCTTCAGATGCCGCAATACATATTACCAATCCTGATAATTTTTCAATTGAAAACATCACAGGTACTAATATTTTAGGACAAAATGTATTGAGCGAACTGCTTAATTCTTCTGATAAAAATATAACCTTACCTGCTAATTTAACTTTAGGTGTTTATATTTTTACTATTGAAACAGACCATTCTACAATTACAAAAAAAATGATAATTAAATAA
- a CDS encoding T9SS type B sorting domain-containing protein, which produces MKANSFCSTQTGGTIPINVSFEIWDATDTNLLASGVTGAITETSSPKWEEYGLVFETLSSQNTVILKIINNGVGGCGNDLAIDDIEFKSCGDNVITTGTSISNSVSLCSTETPYNTTLTATPDFSVYKTHFYQWQVSFDGVIWNDIAGETNASLSVSISTTSIYRAKIAQVAINLNNPQCVSFSTEYQATVTTIAAAPSLECWQTATVNSSTCIWDITGTQPIQPTIDCWEIATFNTTTCSWDVTGTQAIAPTTACFETATFNNVTCVWDITGTQPTQPAIDCWQTATFNTTTCSWDVIGTQATLPITACYETATFNNTTCVWDITGTQPAQPTIDCWETAAFNTTTCSWDVIGAQAIVPTPACYETAMFNNVTCVWDITGTQPIQPVLNCWETATFNTATCSWDLSGDQPGLTFENELELCDSETLILEPETGIANPLYLWNTGETTETISITLSGSYSVEITGSTCNYETRIFNVSVAETPIIDSVTSDGNDIVISTENSGNFLYSINGNIFQPNSVFYNIEGGRYTIYVKSQNCSDIVSQEYLHFYIPKFFTPNNDAVNDSFRLSGIEAYGKSQVSIFDRYGKLLKFSRNGSFDWDGTFKNRHVPTGDYWYVVIIDGQKLTGHFTLKR; this is translated from the coding sequence GTGAAGGCTAATAGTTTTTGCTCAACCCAAACAGGAGGAACCATACCAATTAATGTGAGTTTTGAAATATGGGATGCTACAGATACTAATTTGTTAGCTAGTGGTGTTACAGGTGCTATAACGGAAACATCCAGTCCAAAATGGGAGGAATATGGATTAGTTTTTGAAACGCTTTCTTCGCAAAATACGGTTATTTTAAAAATAATAAATAATGGAGTTGGTGGCTGCGGAAATGATTTAGCTATTGATGATATTGAATTTAAATCTTGTGGTGATAACGTTATAACTACAGGAACATCAATAAGTAATTCTGTAAGTTTATGTAGCACGGAAACACCTTATAATACAACATTAACAGCCACACCAGATTTTTCAGTTTACAAGACTCATTTTTATCAATGGCAAGTAAGCTTTGATGGTGTTATTTGGAATGATATTGCTGGAGAAACAAATGCATCTCTTTCTGTTTCTATTTCAACGACTAGTATTTATCGCGCAAAAATAGCACAGGTCGCTATTAATTTAAACAATCCACAATGTGTTTCGTTTTCTACTGAATATCAAGCTACGGTAACAACTATAGCTGCTGCGCCTAGTTTAGAATGTTGGCAAACGGCAACTGTAAATTCTTCTACTTGTATTTGGGATATAACAGGAACACAGCCAATTCAGCCTACAATAGACTGTTGGGAAATTGCTACTTTTAATACAACCACATGTTCTTGGGATGTGACAGGAACTCAAGCCATAGCACCAACAACAGCTTGTTTCGAAACCGCAACATTTAATAATGTAACCTGCGTTTGGGATATTACAGGTACACAACCTACTCAGCCTGCGATAGACTGTTGGCAAACAGCTACCTTTAATACAACCACATGTTCTTGGGATGTTATAGGAACTCAAGCGACATTACCAATAACGGCTTGTTACGAAACTGCAACATTTAATAATACAACTTGTGTTTGGGATATCACGGGAACACAGCCAGCTCAACCTACGATAGATTGTTGGGAAACTGCTGCTTTTAATACAACCACATGTTCTTGGGATGTGATAGGTGCGCAAGCCATAGTACCAACGCCAGCTTGTTACGAAACAGCAATGTTTAATAATGTAACCTGCGTTTGGGATATTACTGGTACACAACCTATTCAGCCTGTTTTAAACTGTTGGGAAACTGCAACTTTTAATACAGCAACTTGTTCTTGGGATCTTTCGGGTGATCAACCCGGATTAACTTTTGAGAATGAACTTGAATTATGCGATTCGGAAACTTTAATTTTAGAACCCGAAACAGGCATTGCTAATCCATTATATCTTTGGAATACGGGTGAAACAACAGAAACCATTTCGATTACTTTATCAGGAAGTTATTCTGTTGAAATTACGGGAAGTACTTGTAATTATGAGACAAGAATATTTAATGTGTCAGTTGCGGAAACACCAATCATTGATTCTGTAACATCTGATGGAAATGATATTGTTATTTCAACTGAAAACTCTGGTAATTTTTTATATTCTATTAATGGGAATATTTTTCAACCTAATTCTGTGTTTTATAATATTGAAGGCGGACGTTATACCATTTATGTAAAATCTCAAAACTGTTCGGATATTGTTAGTCAGGAATACCTGCATTTTTATATTCCTAAATTTTTCACCCCTAATAATGATGCTGTTAATGATAGCTTCCGTTTATCTGGTATTGAAGCGTATGGTAAATCGCAAGTATCTATTTTTGATCGTTACGGTAAATTATTAAAATTTAGTAGAAATGGCTCTTTTGATTGGGACGGTACTTTTAAAAATAGACATGTTCCTACCGGAGATTATTGGTATGTGGTAATAATAGATGGGCAAAAACTTACGGGGCATTTCACTTTAAAACGTTAG
- the serS gene encoding serine--tRNA ligase: MLQVPFIKENKDLVISRLEKRNIDATSMINDVIALDEDRKRIQTELDNTLAESNSLSKEIGNLYKSGQAQKANVLKEKTSQLKEASKEFSDTLNTTVEALAQLLYKIPNVPNETVPKGSTEDDNEEIFKEGEIPVLHDGALPHWELAKKYDIIDFELGNKITGAGFPVYKGKGARLQRALIAYFLDKNTAAGYTEYQLPLLVNEASGFGTGQLPDKEGQMYHVGEDNLYLIPTAEVPGTNIFRDIILDESELPIGITGYTPCFRREAGSYGAHVRGLNRLHQFDKVEILRVEHPSNSYKALDGMVEHVKGILQELKLPYRILRLCGGDLGFTSALTFDFELFSTAQDRWLEISSVSNFETFQANRLKLRFKNAEGKNELAHTLNGSSLALPRVLAGILENYQTEEGIVIPEVLQSYTGFKIID; the protein is encoded by the coding sequence ATGTTACAAGTACCTTTTATTAAAGAAAACAAAGATTTGGTTATTAGTCGTTTGGAAAAAAGAAACATCGACGCCACCAGCATGATTAACGACGTTATTGCGCTAGATGAAGATCGTAAACGCATCCAGACGGAATTAGACAACACGCTAGCCGAATCGAATTCCCTTTCTAAAGAAATTGGAAACTTGTATAAATCCGGACAGGCTCAAAAGGCAAATGTTTTAAAAGAAAAAACGAGCCAACTAAAAGAGGCTTCAAAAGAATTTAGTGATACGTTGAATACTACAGTAGAAGCTTTAGCGCAATTACTGTATAAAATCCCTAATGTACCTAATGAAACGGTGCCTAAAGGAAGTACTGAAGATGATAACGAAGAGATTTTTAAAGAAGGCGAAATTCCTGTATTGCACGATGGTGCATTGCCACACTGGGAGCTTGCTAAGAAATATGATATTATAGATTTTGAACTTGGAAATAAAATTACAGGTGCAGGATTTCCAGTATATAAAGGTAAAGGAGCGCGTTTACAACGTGCTTTAATTGCTTACTTTTTAGACAAAAATACAGCAGCTGGATATACAGAATATCAATTACCACTTTTAGTGAACGAAGCCTCTGGTTTTGGAACGGGGCAATTGCCAGATAAAGAAGGGCAAATGTACCACGTTGGAGAAGATAACTTATACTTAATTCCAACGGCTGAGGTGCCAGGAACTAATATTTTTAGAGATATTATACTTGATGAAAGTGAATTACCTATTGGCATTACAGGTTATACACCTTGTTTTAGACGTGAAGCTGGTAGTTACGGCGCTCATGTTCGTGGTTTAAATAGACTACATCAGTTTGATAAAGTTGAAATTTTACGTGTAGAACATCCATCAAACTCTTATAAGGCATTAGATGGCATGGTAGAGCATGTTAAAGGTATTCTTCAAGAGTTAAAATTACCCTATAGGATTTTAAGACTTTGTGGTGGAGATTTAGGTTTTACTTCAGCGTTAACTTTTGATTTCGAATTATTTTCTACAGCACAAGACCGTTGGTTAGAAATTTCCTCTGTATCTAATTTTGAAACGTTTCAAGCAAACCGATTAAAACTTCGATTTAAAAATGCTGAAGGTAAAAATGAACTTGCCCATACTTTAAACGGAAGCTCATTGGCCTTACCTAGAGTTCTTGCTGGTATTTTGGAAAATTACCAAACAGAAGAAGGTATTGTAATTCCTGAAGTACTTCAATCTTATACAGGTTTCAAAATAATTGATTAG
- a CDS encoding HTTM domain-containing protein, translated as MVNNWLFKHIDNSALVVFRIVFGLLCFLESVGAIFTGWITKTLVEPKFTFSFIGFEWLQPLPGNGMYFYYGIMGIFALGVMLGYKYRFSIIAFTFMWSATYLMQKSSYNNHYYLLMLLSSIMVFMPANAYASIDANQNSSVKSFSMPQWCKFVFVLQLLIVYTYASVAKFYPDWLDTTVIELLMRGKRNYVLVGELLQQKTVHYFLAYGGILFDGLIIPLLLFKPTRKYMFFASIFFHLFNSVVFQIGIFPFLSLAFSLFFFEAETVRNIFLKKKPLYVEGEVLLPKRKTFLITLFSVYFLIQMALPLRHHFIEDNVLWTEEGHRLSWRMMLRVKHGSTSYVVENKKTGKRFVVKLNDYLTAKQKRSASTKPDVMWQFAQRLKKEYREKGEDIAVYVNSKVSVNGRKYQLFIDSKIDLASLEWRAFKHNDWILSSDLQAK; from the coding sequence ATGGTTAATAATTGGTTGTTTAAACATATAGATAATTCGGCACTTGTTGTATTTCGTATTGTTTTTGGATTATTATGTTTTTTAGAATCGGTTGGCGCCATATTTACAGGTTGGATTACTAAAACTTTAGTAGAACCAAAATTCACATTTTCATTTATTGGTTTCGAGTGGTTGCAACCACTTCCCGGAAACGGTATGTATTTTTATTACGGCATCATGGGGATTTTTGCCTTGGGCGTTATGCTAGGTTATAAATACCGTTTTAGTATTATAGCCTTTACGTTTATGTGGTCGGCTACATATTTAATGCAAAAATCATCATACAATAACCATTATTATTTATTAATGTTGCTTAGTAGTATTATGGTTTTTATGCCCGCAAATGCCTATGCTTCCATAGATGCTAACCAAAATAGCAGCGTTAAAAGTTTTTCGATGCCACAATGGTGTAAGTTTGTTTTTGTACTGCAATTACTCATTGTTTACACTTACGCATCGGTTGCTAAATTTTATCCCGATTGGTTAGATACTACGGTTATTGAGCTTTTAATGCGAGGTAAAAGGAACTATGTTTTAGTAGGCGAATTGCTTCAGCAAAAAACAGTGCATTACTTTCTGGCTTACGGAGGTATTTTGTTCGATGGGTTAATAATTCCGTTATTACTTTTTAAGCCAACACGAAAGTATATGTTTTTTGCATCTATCTTTTTTCATTTATTTAATTCTGTTGTTTTTCAAATCGGAATTTTCCCTTTTTTATCTTTAGCGTTTTCCCTTTTCTTTTTTGAAGCTGAAACTGTTAGGAACATATTTTTAAAAAAGAAGCCTTTATATGTTGAAGGTGAAGTACTTCTTCCGAAGAGAAAAACGTTTTTAATAACGTTATTTTCAGTATATTTTTTAATTCAAATGGCATTACCGTTACGTCATCATTTTATTGAAGACAATGTGCTTTGGACAGAAGAAGGCCATCGTTTATCTTGGCGCATGATGCTAAGAGTTAAGCACGGCAGTACATCTTACGTTGTTGAAAACAAAAAAACAGGAAAGCGATTTGTTGTTAAGTTGAACGATTATTTAACAGCAAAACAAAAACGCTCGGCAAGCACCAAGCCAGATGTTATGTGGCAGTTTGCTCAACGGCTAAAAAAAGAATATCGCGAAAAAGGCGAAGACATTGCGGTTTATGTAAATTCTAAAGTGAGCGTAAACGGCAGGAAGTATCAACTTTTTATAGATTCTAAAATTGATTTGGCAAGTTTAGAATGGCGTGCCTTTAAGCATAACGATTGGATTTTAAGCTCGGATTTACAAGCTAAGTAA